The following proteins are encoded in a genomic region of Variovorax paradoxus:
- the tssM gene encoding type VI secretion system membrane subunit TssM has translation MIKKIFGFLFSPLLLTILALVIVALLIWWIGPLVKIGAWVPLESELARALLIGAIVLIVVLRALYRRWRARRASQHLTDGLMKAPAAKTDAPVNGEQKILDTRFSEAVATLKQMRLHAAGKKPGWRDWLSISGGSYLYDLPWYVFIGAPGAGKTTALVNSGLSFPLAEKFGPGAIRGVGGTRNCDWWFTDEAVLIDTAGRYTTQDSHQSEDKSAWEGFLGLLKKARPRRPLNGVFLTVSVADLLSQGPEQRTQLAASIRARLLELDAKLTTRLPVYVLVTKSDLLYGFTDYFDDLGKEQRAQVFGFTLAADENVQADEKGLSTAFNREFALLHNRVNDGLIARMQRETDGTRRAAIFGFPAQFGSIGSMLSDLLDQVFTGSRFAQPPWVRGVYFTSGTQEGSPIDRVMGSLARSFGIERAMLAPQKSSGRSYFLTALLREVVFPEQRLAGANVKLERRRHALRVAGVAAMTLVTLALLAGWGYSTLQNVNYLKSVEARVEPARQTLAALPSRVQNLVEVAPVLQGLRDIWKTPDNRRGDEPLSMTLGLYQGDKLDAAAMLTHQRALNDAFLPQIAKRIEDQLRTAQKDNLEYTYEALKSYLMLYQPEHFDAEALKAWITLDWARSLDRGIPEDQRQALEDQLDVLIAQGPPRSPLKMDENLVRSVRAVLASYPLEQRVFSRLKRQRATKDIPAFSIATAAGPSAPLVFERISGKPLTEGVPGMFTYDGYHKRFQNEVTVLTGLLAQEDPWVLGQDRSAADRMRDVAALGALTDRVRRLYLAEYVKVWETLLADVRLIRASGLEKNIEAARILSGVGSPLANFLRAVVKETTLIPADQPKDVVSKATATVANTRKGLEDLFGGDPNKPVASGKRIESIVDDRFEPLRRLVTAAGPNQPAPIDDALKLFNEVYVYLNAVDTAVKGRTSPPPGDVAGKLKSDAGRLPEPVRTMVENLSQSGAAQAQVAERGNLSQDLRPVTEFCNRAIAGRYPFVGSSKRDVLPEDFGQMFGAGGMMDEFFQKRLAALVDTSTKPWRYKPVAERGAVTTQALAQFERAARIKDIFFRGGGRGPSMRLDFKPVEMDAGITQFILDVDGQLVKYAHGPVVPMAVQWPGPKGSNQVRIQVSPPSTTGSSGSAVDGPWALFRALDDGQLEAGDAPEKFFITFQVGPRKTRFEVTTNSVQHPIRLKELREFSCPEGL, from the coding sequence ATGATCAAGAAAATCTTCGGCTTCCTGTTCAGCCCGCTGCTGCTGACCATCCTCGCGCTGGTCATCGTCGCGTTGCTGATCTGGTGGATCGGCCCGCTGGTGAAGATCGGTGCCTGGGTGCCGCTCGAAAGCGAGCTGGCACGCGCGCTGCTGATCGGCGCCATCGTGCTCATCGTGGTGCTGCGTGCGCTCTACCGCCGGTGGCGCGCGCGCCGTGCGAGCCAGCACCTGACCGACGGCTTGATGAAGGCGCCGGCCGCGAAGACCGACGCGCCGGTCAACGGCGAACAGAAGATCCTCGACACGCGCTTCAGCGAAGCGGTCGCCACGCTCAAGCAGATGCGGCTGCACGCCGCGGGCAAGAAGCCCGGCTGGCGCGACTGGCTCTCCATCTCCGGCGGCAGCTATCTGTACGACCTGCCGTGGTACGTGTTCATCGGCGCGCCCGGTGCGGGCAAGACCACGGCGCTGGTCAACTCGGGCCTTTCGTTTCCGCTGGCCGAGAAGTTCGGCCCCGGCGCCATCCGCGGCGTGGGCGGAACGCGCAACTGCGACTGGTGGTTCACCGACGAGGCCGTGCTCATCGACACCGCCGGCCGATACACCACGCAGGACAGCCACCAGTCGGAAGACAAGAGTGCCTGGGAAGGCTTTTTGGGCCTGCTCAAGAAGGCGCGCCCGCGCCGTCCGCTCAACGGCGTGTTCCTGACCGTGAGCGTGGCCGATCTGCTGAGCCAGGGCCCCGAGCAGCGCACGCAGCTGGCCGCATCCATTCGCGCGCGGCTGCTCGAACTCGATGCGAAGCTCACCACGCGGCTGCCGGTGTACGTGCTCGTCACCAAGAGCGATTTGCTCTACGGCTTTACCGACTACTTCGACGATCTTGGAAAGGAGCAGCGCGCACAGGTGTTCGGCTTCACGCTGGCGGCCGACGAGAACGTGCAGGCGGACGAGAAGGGCCTTTCCACCGCCTTCAACCGCGAATTCGCGCTGCTGCACAACCGCGTCAACGACGGCCTGATCGCGCGCATGCAGCGCGAGACCGACGGCACGCGCCGCGCGGCGATCTTCGGCTTTCCGGCGCAGTTCGGCTCCATCGGCTCGATGCTGTCCGACCTGCTCGACCAGGTGTTCACCGGCTCGCGCTTCGCGCAGCCGCCGTGGGTGCGCGGCGTGTATTTCACCAGCGGCACGCAGGAAGGCAGCCCCATCGACCGCGTGATGGGCAGCCTGGCGCGCAGCTTCGGCATCGAGCGCGCCATGCTCGCGCCGCAGAAGTCGAGCGGCCGCAGCTACTTTCTCACCGCGCTGCTGCGCGAGGTGGTGTTCCCCGAGCAGCGCCTGGCCGGTGCCAACGTGAAGCTGGAGCGCCGGCGCCACGCGCTGCGCGTGGCGGGTGTGGCGGCGATGACGCTGGTCACGCTCGCGCTGCTCGCGGGCTGGGGCTACAGCACGCTGCAGAACGTCAACTACCTGAAGTCGGTCGAAGCACGTGTCGAGCCCGCGCGCCAGACGCTCGCGGCCCTGCCTTCGCGGGTGCAGAACCTGGTCGAGGTGGCGCCGGTGCTGCAAGGCCTGCGCGACATCTGGAAGACGCCCGACAACCGCCGGGGCGACGAGCCGCTGTCGATGACGCTCGGCCTCTACCAGGGCGACAAGCTCGACGCAGCCGCCATGCTCACGCACCAGCGCGCGCTCAACGACGCCTTCCTGCCGCAGATCGCCAAGCGCATCGAAGACCAGCTGCGCACCGCGCAGAAGGACAACCTCGAATACACGTACGAGGCGCTCAAGAGCTATTTGATGCTCTACCAGCCCGAGCATTTCGATGCCGAGGCGCTCAAGGCCTGGATCACGCTCGACTGGGCGCGCAGCCTGGACCGCGGCATTCCCGAAGACCAGCGCCAGGCCCTCGAAGACCAGCTCGACGTGCTCATTGCCCAAGGCCCGCCGCGCTCGCCGCTCAAGATGGACGAGAACCTGGTGCGCAGCGTGCGCGCCGTGCTCGCGAGCTATCCGCTGGAGCAGCGCGTGTTCAGCCGCCTGAAGCGCCAGCGCGCCACCAAGGACATTCCGGCCTTCAGCATTGCCACGGCCGCGGGCCCTTCGGCGCCGCTGGTGTTCGAGCGCATCAGCGGCAAGCCGCTGACCGAAGGCGTGCCGGGCATGTTCACCTACGACGGCTATCACAAGCGCTTCCAGAACGAAGTGACGGTGCTCACCGGCCTGCTCGCGCAGGAAGACCCGTGGGTGCTGGGGCAAGACCGCAGCGCCGCCGACCGCATGCGCGACGTGGCCGCCCTCGGCGCGCTGACCGATCGCGTGCGCCGGCTCTACCTGGCCGAATATGTCAAGGTGTGGGAGACGCTGCTGGCCGACGTGCGGCTGATCCGCGCCAGCGGGCTCGAGAAGAACATCGAGGCCGCGCGCATTCTCTCGGGCGTGGGTTCGCCGCTGGCAAACTTCCTGCGCGCGGTGGTCAAGGAAACCACGTTGATTCCCGCCGACCAGCCCAAGGACGTGGTGAGTAAGGCGACCGCCACGGTCGCCAACACGCGCAAGGGACTCGAAGATTTGTTCGGCGGCGACCCGAACAAGCCGGTGGCCAGCGGAAAGCGCATCGAGAGCATCGTCGACGACCGCTTCGAGCCGCTGCGCCGCCTCGTCACTGCCGCCGGTCCGAACCAGCCCGCGCCCATCGACGATGCGCTCAAGCTTTTCAACGAGGTGTATGTGTACCTCAACGCCGTCGACACCGCCGTGAAGGGCCGCACTTCGCCGCCGCCCGGCGACGTGGCCGGCAAGCTCAAGTCCGACGCGGGCCGCCTGCCAGAGCCGGTGCGCACGATGGTCGAGAACCTGAGCCAGTCGGGCGCGGCCCAGGCCCAGGTGGCCGAGCGCGGCAACCTGAGCCAGGACCTGCGTCCCGTGACCGAGTTCTGCAACCGCGCCATTGCGGGCCGCTATCCCTTCGTGGGCAGCAGCAAGCGCGATGTGCTGCCCGAAGACTTCGGCCAGATGTTCGGCGCCGGCGGGATGATGGACGAGTTCTTCCAGAAGCGGCTGGCCGCGCTGGTCGACACCAGCACCAAGCCCTGGCGCTACAAGCCCGTGGCCGAGCGCGGCGCCGTCACCACGCAGGCGCTGGCGCAGTTCGAGCGCGCCGCGCGCATCAAGGACATCTTCTTCCGCGGCGGCGGCCGCGGCCCTTCGATGCGGCTCGACTTCAAGCCGGTGGAGATGGACGCCGGCATCACCCAATTCATTCTGGATGTCGATGGCCAGCTCGTGAAATACGCGCACGGCCCCGTGGTGCCGATGGCCGTGCAATGGCCCGGCCCGAAGGGCAGCAACCAGGTGCGCATCCAGGTGAGCCCGCCTTCGACCACCGGCAGCTCCGGCTCCGCGGTCGACGGGCCGTGGGCGCTGTTCCGCGCACTCGACGACGGCCAGCTCGAAGCCGGCGATGCGCCCGAAAAGTTTTTTATCACCTTCCAGGTCGGCCCGCGCAAGACGCGCTTCGAGGTAACGACGAACAGCGTGCAGCATCCGATCCGCTTGAAGGAACTGCGCGAGTTTTCTTGTCCGGAGGGGTTGTGA
- a CDS encoding DotU family type VI secretion system protein — translation MTTPDPFAAFESERTVIKPKPRTPAGTPPPAAAPAPFFGGADPTPVADVGDIGLLNPLVSAAGKLLVLIGKLRNLVQPPNVPALRASTADAVNQFDAAARRAGIPNETVLAARYVLCTSLDEAVANTPWGVQAGWNKQSLLVQFHNETWGGEKVFQLLAKLAQDVPTHRQLLELIYSVLALGFEGRYRVVDNGRAQLDSVRQRLADLIAKDRPPLEAELSPHWRGQGAGTVRLRESLPLWVFAAGFALLLALAWFGLRLTLNYRSDTTYAAVSGLRVPNLQIAPPAAPAKTPRLARFLEPEIKQGLVTVTDEADRSVVRLRGDSFFGSGSAEPMAASLPVLHRIGQALAEVKGEVLITGHSDNQPIRSLRYPSNWHLSAARADAVKGSLTTLVEPARMRSDGKADAEPVAANDTPANRARNRRVDIVLLSEPDRVASAGVTK, via the coding sequence ATGACCACACCAGACCCCTTCGCCGCTTTCGAGTCGGAGCGCACGGTCATCAAGCCCAAGCCGCGCACGCCGGCCGGTACGCCGCCGCCTGCTGCAGCGCCCGCGCCGTTCTTCGGCGGTGCCGACCCGACGCCCGTGGCCGATGTCGGCGACATCGGCCTGCTCAATCCGCTGGTCTCTGCCGCGGGCAAGCTGCTGGTGCTCATCGGCAAGCTGCGCAACCTCGTGCAGCCGCCCAATGTGCCGGCCCTGCGCGCTTCCACCGCCGACGCGGTGAACCAGTTCGATGCCGCCGCGCGCCGCGCCGGCATCCCCAATGAGACGGTGCTTGCAGCGCGCTACGTTCTCTGCACTTCTCTCGACGAAGCCGTGGCCAACACGCCCTGGGGCGTGCAGGCCGGCTGGAACAAGCAGAGCCTCTTGGTGCAGTTCCACAACGAGACCTGGGGCGGCGAAAAAGTGTTCCAGCTGCTCGCCAAGCTCGCACAGGACGTGCCCACGCACCGCCAGCTGCTGGAGCTCATCTACAGCGTGCTCGCGCTCGGCTTCGAAGGCCGCTACCGCGTGGTCGACAACGGCCGCGCGCAGCTCGACTCGGTGCGCCAGCGCCTCGCCGACCTCATTGCCAAGGACCGCCCGCCGCTCGAGGCCGAGCTGTCGCCGCATTGGCGCGGCCAGGGCGCGGGCACGGTGCGGCTGCGCGAATCGCTGCCGCTGTGGGTGTTCGCGGCAGGCTTTGCGCTGCTGCTCGCGCTGGCCTGGTTCGGCCTGCGGCTCACGCTCAACTATCGCTCCGACACCACCTATGCCGCCGTATCGGGCCTGCGCGTGCCCAACCTCCAGATCGCGCCGCCCGCCGCACCGGCCAAGACGCCGCGGCTCGCGCGCTTTCTGGAGCCCGAGATCAAGCAGGGCCTGGTCACGGTGACCGACGAGGCCGACCGCAGTGTGGTGCGGCTGCGCGGCGATTCCTTCTTCGGCTCGGGCAGCGCCGAGCCGATGGCCGCCTCGCTGCCGGTGCTGCACCGCATCGGCCAGGCGCTCGCCGAGGTGAAGGGCGAGGTGCTGATCACCGGCCACTCCGACAACCAGCCGATCCGCTCGCTGCGCTATCCCTCCAACTGGCACCTCTCGGCCGCGCGCGCCGATGCGGTGAAGGGCTCGCTCACCACGCTGGTCGAGCCGGCCCGCATGCGCTCCGACGGCAAGGCCGACGCCGAGCCCGTGGCCGCCAACGACACGCCGGCCAACCGCGCGCGCAACCGGCGCGTCGACATCGTGCTGCTGTCCGAGCCGGACAGGGTCGCTTCGGCAGGAGTGACGAAATGA
- a CDS encoding serine/threonine-protein kinase, whose amino-acid sequence MTDTPTGNTPPEDDRTQVMSRPAQQQDTSVTVITASPTSLSNVPVTSPATEANEAGLLPVGARLAEFEITRVVGQGGFGVVYEAWDHALERVVAIKEYLPTSLSTRQHDGAVVPLSERHRETFDLGMRSFINEARLLAQFDHPSLLKVYRFWQERGTTYMVMPFYRGDTLRQALVSIPAGVDEAWLIRIMDGVTQALGVMHGANCYHRDIAPDNIILLEGSGRPVVLDFGAARRVITDKTQAITVILKPGYAPIEQYAEMPDMSQGAWTDVYALAAVMHVAVCGRAPPPSVARLLSDSYVPLAGNEILRQRYSLRLLQAIDAGLGVRPESRPQSMAEFRAALDLEVGHSIAPVSRTSPPASPGARKTGSNADAPTVIGRGKTSAPGPDGGGFGKKSKAVPAIASLAVAAVVAGGGWWWYQGRTPGAEGDGGAKQAIVTPPPPPENRGTETPPPPPPPPPSLPRTPLDSLQSLAAGAAPGFDVTATPKKPEVSIGKDKLAFEVRSKREGFVYVFLLSSGGEMFLLFPNLLDKYNKITAGSPLSLPRASWPMDAGGPAGTNQFAVLVSEHERDFSASGVKNDGVFPQFPLPVLAALEATRGTGPSPLLGQPVCAPNTPCNDVYGVANFKIVEK is encoded by the coding sequence ATGACCGATACACCAACCGGCAACACACCTCCAGAAGACGACCGAACCCAAGTCATGTCGAGGCCAGCCCAACAACAAGACACCTCAGTCACGGTCATCACAGCCAGCCCCACAAGCCTCTCCAACGTCCCGGTCACCAGCCCCGCCACGGAAGCCAACGAAGCCGGCCTCCTCCCCGTAGGCGCCCGCCTCGCAGAATTCGAAATCACCCGAGTCGTAGGCCAGGGCGGCTTCGGCGTCGTCTACGAAGCCTGGGACCACGCCCTCGAACGCGTCGTCGCCATCAAGGAATACCTTCCGACCTCGCTGTCGACAAGACAGCACGACGGAGCCGTGGTCCCCCTGTCGGAGCGGCACCGCGAAACCTTCGACCTCGGCATGCGCAGCTTCATCAACGAAGCCCGCCTGCTCGCGCAGTTCGACCATCCCTCGCTGCTGAAGGTCTACCGCTTCTGGCAGGAGCGCGGCACCACCTACATGGTGATGCCGTTCTACCGCGGCGACACGCTGCGCCAGGCGCTGGTGTCCATTCCCGCCGGCGTGGACGAGGCGTGGCTGATCCGCATCATGGACGGCGTCACGCAGGCGCTGGGGGTGATGCACGGCGCCAACTGCTACCACCGCGACATCGCGCCCGACAACATCATCCTGCTCGAAGGCTCGGGCCGGCCCGTGGTGCTCGACTTCGGCGCCGCGCGCCGCGTGATCACCGACAAGACGCAGGCGATCACCGTCATCCTCAAGCCCGGCTACGCACCCATCGAGCAGTACGCCGAGATGCCCGACATGTCGCAGGGCGCGTGGACCGATGTCTATGCACTCGCGGCCGTGATGCACGTGGCGGTGTGCGGGCGCGCGCCGCCGCCTTCGGTAGCGCGGCTGCTGTCCGACAGCTATGTGCCGCTGGCGGGCAACGAGATCCTGCGCCAGCGCTACAGCCTGCGGCTGCTGCAGGCGATTGACGCCGGGCTGGGCGTGCGGCCCGAGTCACGACCGCAGTCGATGGCCGAGTTCCGCGCCGCGCTCGATCTGGAAGTGGGCCACAGCATCGCGCCGGTGTCGCGCACCTCGCCGCCAGCTTCCCCTGGCGCACGCAAGACCGGCAGCAACGCCGACGCGCCGACGGTCATCGGCCGCGGCAAGACCTCCGCGCCGGGGCCCGATGGCGGCGGCTTTGGAAAAAAAAGCAAGGCCGTGCCTGCCATCGCATCTCTGGCGGTGGCCGCCGTGGTGGCGGGCGGCGGTTGGTGGTGGTACCAGGGCCGCACTCCGGGCGCGGAGGGCGACGGCGGTGCAAAGCAGGCGATCGTGACGCCTCCGCCGCCGCCCGAAAACCGCGGGACCGAGACGCCTCCGCCACCACCACCGCCTCCTCCATCGCTGCCCCGCACGCCGCTCGACTCGCTGCAGTCGCTTGCCGCGGGCGCCGCGCCGGGCTTCGATGTGACGGCCACGCCGAAGAAGCCCGAGGTGTCGATCGGCAAGGACAAGCTGGCCTTCGAGGTCCGCAGCAAGCGCGAAGGTTTTGTCTACGTGTTCTTGCTGTCGAGCGGCGGCGAGATGTTCTTGCTGTTCCCGAACCTGCTCGACAAGTACAACAAGATCACCGCCGGCAGCCCGCTCTCGCTGCCGCGCGCCTCCTGGCCGATGGATGCGGGCGGCCCGGCCGGCACCAACCAGTTCGCGGTGCTCGTGAGCGAGCACGAGCGCGACTTCAGCGCCTCGGGCGTCAAGAACGACGGCGTGTTTCCGCAGTTTCCGCTGCCCGTGCTGGCGGCGCTCGAAGCCACGCGCGGCACGGGGCCGTCGCCTTTGCTGGGCCAGCCGGTGTGCGCGCCCAACACCCCATGCAACGACGTCTACGGCGTCGCGAATTTCAAAATCGTCGAGAAGTAA
- the mltA gene encoding murein transglycosylase A: MYTQSPIFIFSALRWAAVTAAVLAAGCANTPPAASSGAGSTTASDTGTATAAGTSRPASTGASVAGQARTFSTQLATYTSVSFDAVPGWARDDFSDSWPAFLGSCKVLTGRGAEWKDVCARALRVDSKNSTAIRGFFEQEFSAYQIRDDDRKPDGVVTGYFEPEIAGSRQYAAPFIYPVYGQPEDMLFADARKLPAGSGTVAARVEGRNVVVQTGLSTRDMGAPGLYALDLSGITRDTLDRKVRLRIEGKQLLPYYTREEIETKGAPNAKVLAFVSSATALYEMQIQGSGRIKLANGDTIRVAYAEQNGQPFRPTLAQAANGKPRTPVKVRGSSIELELDDGDEDDDVGGTNTIRTRGFTLARPTASGAVVVPGRRAAGPVIGSGIKDPSYVFFKESTSPAGGPVGAFGVPLSAGRSIAVDPRSTPLGYPVFVSTRAPGTGAPMQRLTIAQDTGGAIRGAVRADYFFGNGQQAATNARRMKERGQLWILLPRGLAVASAAVSSAIRTRGGPVGAGLPQCLVPTEGVCVDD, translated from the coding sequence ATGTACACGCAGTCGCCGATCTTCATTTTTTCCGCCCTTCGCTGGGCGGCGGTCACCGCGGCGGTGCTCGCAGCGGGTTGCGCCAACACGCCGCCCGCAGCGAGCTCCGGCGCCGGTTCCACCACCGCCTCCGACACCGGGACAGCGACCGCGGCGGGTACGTCGCGCCCGGCCTCCACCGGCGCGAGCGTGGCCGGCCAGGCGCGCACCTTCTCGACCCAGCTGGCCACCTACACCTCGGTCAGCTTCGATGCCGTGCCGGGCTGGGCGCGCGACGATTTCTCCGACAGTTGGCCGGCGTTTCTCGGCAGCTGCAAGGTGCTCACTGGCCGCGGCGCCGAGTGGAAGGACGTGTGTGCGCGCGCCCTCAGGGTCGACAGCAAGAACAGCACCGCCATCCGCGGCTTCTTCGAGCAGGAGTTCTCGGCCTACCAGATCCGCGACGACGACCGCAAGCCCGACGGCGTGGTCACCGGCTACTTCGAGCCCGAGATCGCCGGCAGCCGCCAATACGCGGCGCCTTTCATCTACCCGGTGTACGGCCAGCCCGAAGACATGCTGTTCGCCGATGCGCGCAAGCTGCCGGCCGGCAGCGGCACCGTGGCGGCGCGGGTCGAAGGCCGCAACGTGGTGGTGCAGACCGGGCTCAGCACGCGCGACATGGGCGCGCCGGGCCTCTATGCGCTCGACCTCTCAGGCATCACGCGCGACACGCTCGACCGCAAGGTGCGCCTGCGCATCGAGGGCAAGCAGCTGCTGCCGTACTACACGCGCGAAGAAATCGAGACCAAGGGCGCGCCCAACGCCAAGGTGCTGGCCTTCGTGAGCAGCGCCACCGCGCTCTACGAAATGCAGATCCAGGGCTCGGGCCGCATCAAGCTGGCCAACGGCGACACCATCCGCGTGGCCTACGCCGAGCAGAACGGCCAGCCCTTCCGCCCCACGCTGGCACAGGCGGCCAACGGCAAGCCGCGCACCCCGGTGAAGGTGCGCGGCTCGTCCATCGAACTGGAGCTCGACGACGGCGACGAGGACGACGACGTGGGCGGCACCAACACCATCCGCACGCGTGGCTTCACGCTCGCGCGGCCTACCGCCAGCGGCGCCGTCGTGGTGCCGGGGCGGCGCGCGGCCGGTCCGGTCATCGGTTCGGGCATCAAGGACCCGAGCTACGTGTTCTTCAAGGAATCGACATCGCCGGCGGGTGGGCCGGTGGGTGCGTTCGGCGTGCCGCTGTCGGCGGGGCGCTCGATTGCGGTGGATCCGCGCAGCACGCCGCTCGGCTATCCGGTGTTCGTGTCGACGCGCGCGCCCGGCACCGGTGCACCGATGCAGCGCCTGACCATTGCGCAGGACACCGGCGGTGCCATCCGCGGCGCGGTGCGCGCCGACTATTTCTTCGGCAACGGCCAGCAGGCCGCGACCAACGCGCGCCGCATGAAGGAGCGCGGCCAGCTCTGGATCCTGCTGCCGCGCGGCCTGGCCGTGGCCTCGGCGGCGGTGTCTTCGGCGATTCGCACGCGCGGCGGCCCGGTGGGCGCCGGCTTGCCGCAGTGTTTGGTGCCGACCGAAGGCGTTTGCGTGGACGACTAA
- the tagF gene encoding type VI secretion system-associated protein TagF: MSDALAFPPSAAASSFSALPGWFGKLPGMGDFAHRRLPESFRSVWDQWLQRGLARLKDRHADWMSHYLQAPVWCFALGPGVAGEGAWIGVMMPSVDGVGRYFPITLAVEFDASVGETLRDDALRGVLLWWERGTQAALEGLEGDMDALGFDAMLQRVFVAADDREVREGGVALLALPGPGGSLWLADPGADEGVRMVVAGLPLDAQFEALFLGGGE, translated from the coding sequence GTGAGCGACGCGCTTGCTTTTCCTCCTTCTGCTGCTGCTTCCTCTTTCTCTGCATTGCCCGGGTGGTTCGGCAAGTTGCCGGGCATGGGGGACTTTGCGCATCGGCGTTTGCCCGAGTCGTTCCGTTCTGTGTGGGACCAATGGCTGCAGCGCGGACTGGCGCGGTTGAAGGACCGGCATGCGGACTGGATGTCGCACTACCTGCAGGCGCCGGTCTGGTGCTTTGCGCTGGGGCCGGGCGTGGCGGGCGAAGGCGCGTGGATCGGCGTGATGATGCCTTCGGTCGATGGGGTCGGGCGGTACTTTCCGATCACGCTCGCGGTCGAGTTCGATGCTTCTGTGGGCGAGACGTTGCGGGACGATGCGCTGCGGGGGGTGCTGCTGTGGTGGGAGCGGGGGACGCAGGCTGCGCTGGAGGGGCTCGAGGGGGATATGGATGCGCTGGGGTTCGATGCGATGCTGCAGCGGGTCTTTGTTGCGGCGGATGACCGCGAGGTGAGGGAGGGGGGGGTGGCGTTGCTGGCCCTGCCGGGCCCAGGAGGGTCTTTGTGGCTTGCTGATCCTGGCGCCGATGAGGGGGTTCGGATGGTCGTTGCGGGACTGCCTTTGGATGCGCAGTTCGAGGCTTTGTTTCTTGGGGGTGGGGAATGA
- the tssK gene encoding type VI secretion system baseplate subunit TssK has product MSWRTKVVWSEGMLLQPQHLQQSERHGDHARHVLLRSTTPYAWGFAEIEIDQAALTLGKLALVRAVGIFGDGTVFDMPAVDPLPEPIDIPPTMRDEAVMLALPVRRAGAREADAEEYEELVRHRVLESEVPDSNTAGERTAMLQLGQLHTRLMRASEATDAWTTMGVARVVERRVDNQVQLDRAMLPPLLDVAGHAVIRSWLDELLGLMRQRGEALAGRMTQGGTGGVAEIADFMLLQTVNRNEAVFAHLAKSAMLHPQHFFEHALGLAGDLASFRDSRRVTRFSPYIHDDLALSFRPVMDDLRRSLSMVLEQSAIRIELHDRKHGVRVAVVTDVELQRKATFVLAVNASMPSEALRARFPTQVKIGPVERIRDLVNLALPGVTLTPMPVAPRQIPFHTGANYFELETRNSDLWRQLEQSGGIAMHIAGDFPGLDLAFWAIRS; this is encoded by the coding sequence ATGAGTTGGCGAACAAAAGTGGTCTGGAGCGAGGGGATGCTGCTGCAGCCCCAGCACCTGCAGCAGAGCGAGCGTCATGGCGACCATGCGCGGCATGTGCTTTTGCGTTCCACCACGCCCTATGCCTGGGGTTTCGCGGAGATCGAGATCGACCAGGCGGCGCTCACGCTGGGCAAGCTTGCGCTGGTGCGCGCGGTGGGCATCTTCGGCGACGGCACGGTGTTCGACATGCCGGCGGTCGATCCGCTGCCCGAACCCATCGACATTCCCCCCACGATGCGCGACGAGGCCGTGATGCTCGCACTGCCGGTGCGCCGTGCCGGTGCGCGCGAGGCCGATGCCGAAGAGTACGAAGAGCTGGTGCGCCACCGCGTGCTCGAGTCCGAAGTGCCCGACTCCAACACCGCCGGCGAGCGCACCGCCATGCTGCAACTGGGCCAGCTTCATACGCGCCTGATGCGCGCCAGCGAAGCGACCGATGCCTGGACCACCATGGGCGTGGCCCGCGTGGTCGAGCGCCGCGTCGACAACCAGGTGCAGCTCGACCGCGCGATGCTGCCGCCGCTGCTCGACGTGGCGGGCCATGCGGTGATCCGCTCCTGGCTCGACGAACTGCTGGGCCTCATGCGCCAGCGCGGCGAGGCGCTGGCCGGCCGCATGACGCAGGGCGGCACCGGTGGCGTTGCAGAGATTGCGGACTTCATGCTGCTGCAGACCGTCAATCGCAACGAGGCCGTCTTCGCGCACCTGGCCAAGAGCGCCATGCTGCACCCGCAGCATTTCTTCGAGCATGCGCTCGGGTTGGCGGGCGACCTCGCGAGCTTTCGCGATTCGCGCCGCGTGACGCGCTTCAGCCCCTACATCCACGACGACCTGGCGCTGAGCTTCCGCCCGGTGATGGACGACCTGCGGCGCAGCCTTTCGATGGTGCTGGAGCAGTCCGCCATCCGCATCGAACTGCACGACCGCAAGCACGGCGTGCGCGTGGCGGTGGTCACCGACGTGGAACTGCAGCGCAAGGCGACCTTCGTGCTTGCGGTGAACGCCAGCATGCCGAGCGAAGCGCTGCGCGCGCGCTTCCCCACGCAGGTCAAGATCGGCCCGGTCGAACGCATCCGCGACCTGGTCAACCTGGCGCTGCCGGGCGTCACGCTCACGCCGATGCCGGTGGCGCCGCGCCAGATTCCCTTTCATACCGGCGCCAACTACTTCGAGCTCGAAACGCGCAACAGCGACCTGTGGCGCCAGCTGGAGCAATCGGGCGGCATCGCAATGCACATCGCAGGCGACTTTCCCGGCCTCGACCTCGCGTTCTGGGCCATTCGTTCCTAG